A section of the Methanothermobacter sp. genome encodes:
- the fwdC gene encoding tungsten-dependent formylmethanofuran dehydrogenase subunit FwdC, whose protein sequence is MNEIILKPKEQPEVPLEAPNIKPDVFAGLSIDEIKDIEIMHGNKTVNLSDFFDVEGESAESPEDIKIVIDGSVHSTKRIGQEMTAGEIQIKGDVNMYVGAGMKGGKITVEGNAAPWAGQNMAGGELEILGDAGDYVGSSYRGDWRGMNGGTIIVHGNAGNEIGEYMRGGKIIVKGNVTYMPGIHMNNGLIVIEGNALGRVGGEMAGGTIIVKGAIETFLPGFKYLGVEKNIEVDGEEFEGAFYKFEGDYAIKGAKGTVYAAVGCNDHIVP, encoded by the coding sequence ATGAATGAGATAATACTGAAACCAAAGGAACAGCCTGAAGTACCGCTTGAAGCCCCAAACATAAAACCAGATGTTTTCGCAGGCCTGTCAATAGATGAAATCAAAGACATCGAAATAATGCATGGAAACAAAACCGTCAATCTATCAGATTTCTTTGACGTTGAGGGAGAATCCGCTGAAAGCCCTGAGGACATAAAGATAGTGATTGATGGCTCCGTTCATAGTACAAAAAGGATAGGCCAGGAGATGACCGCTGGAGAGATACAGATTAAAGGTGACGTTAACATGTATGTCGGTGCGGGCATGAAAGGCGGTAAAATCACTGTCGAAGGCAATGCCGCTCCATGGGCAGGTCAGAATATGGCAGGCGGTGAACTGGAGATACTTGGTGATGCAGGTGACTACGTCGGATCATCCTATCGTGGTGACTGGAGAGGAATGAATGGAGGCACAATTATAGTTCATGGCAATGCAGGAAACGAAATCGGGGAATACATGAGGGGCGGAAAAATAATTGTCAAGGGTAATGTCACATATATGCCTGGAATACACATGAACAATGGCCTTATAGTTATAGAGGGCAATGCACTGGGAAGAGTTGGCGGTGAAATGGCCGGAGGCACCATAATTGTTAAGGGTGCTATAGAAACTTTCCTGCCTGGATTCAAGTATCTTGGCGTTGAAAAGAACATTGAAGTGGATGGAGAAGAATTCGAGGGAGCTTTCTATAAATTTGAAGGAGACTATGCAATAAAAGGAGCAAAGGGAACTGTTTATGCCGCTGTTGGCTGTAACGATCACATAGTTCCCTAA